From Hartmannibacter diazotrophicus, a single genomic window includes:
- the rlmH gene encoding 23S rRNA (pseudouridine(1915)-N(3))-methyltransferase RlmH: MRVTIHAVGRLKAGPERELVARYLDRADKAGRAVGLSPVGVRELTESRASSAAARKAEEAEALLAGVQGKSLLVVLDERGETPTSDKFCTLLSEARDGGRAGVDIFIGGADGHGDALLQRAERTIALGHMTWPHQIVRILIAEQIYRSVTMLSGHPYHRA; encoded by the coding sequence ATGCGTGTGACCATTCATGCGGTGGGCCGGCTGAAGGCCGGTCCGGAGCGTGAACTCGTTGCGCGCTATCTGGATCGTGCGGACAAGGCGGGGCGGGCCGTCGGCCTCTCGCCGGTCGGCGTGCGCGAACTGACCGAAAGCCGGGCCTCGAGTGCTGCCGCCCGCAAGGCCGAGGAGGCCGAGGCGCTTCTTGCCGGCGTGCAGGGCAAGTCACTCCTGGTCGTGCTGGACGAGCGGGGCGAGACGCCCACCAGCGACAAATTCTGCACGCTTCTGTCGGAGGCCCGCGATGGCGGGCGTGCTGGCGTCGACATCTTCATCGGCGGAGCGGATGGCCATGGCGATGCCTTGCTCCAGCGCGCCGAGAGAACCATCGCTCTCGGCCACATGACCTGGCCGCACCAGATTGTGCGAATTCTGATCGCAGAACAGATCTACCGTAGCGTGACGATGCTCTCAGGTCATCCCTATCATCGGGCCTGA